A section of the Pygocentrus nattereri isolate fPygNat1 chromosome 18, fPygNat1.pri, whole genome shotgun sequence genome encodes:
- the slc46a3 gene encoding solute carrier family 46 member 3 isoform X1 — protein MKKFYFVEPVFAAYAFASFLGYPLVQQYVYRRLWKDITNTSYPAMNTSSRCSTNSSNHSSHQEWSGPPWTLTEQEVQKAASLFSMYSELFSLIPSLLVTLILVAYSDQRGRKITIILPLIGSLVYCLSFLAISIFELNLYLLIAASFVSALFGGIGTMLGGCFSYVVDLCEDGKQKTLRIAGLDMVFGLVSGVALVCTGYFLRVAGFNWPFFTAAVCHLVNLLYAVFLLEESRVVERTVDSSTSGGEMNKLTFGIYNLFAQGSRRRNGLLVLLIVIFCSFSFANFGGLTVVTLYELNEPLCWSEILIGYSSALSMVMFITSFIGVYVLSRCLPDLAIIFIGMLSVFIGMTVMAFARTTLMMFLVRIPMLLAIMPFPVLRSMLSKVVSKSEQGALFACVAFVDSLFTNLGSAAFNNVYSITVTWFPGFVFLLAAGLCLIPMSLLCALRFFHFEDGSESEGLLAEEDTQVTDSPPVA, from the exons ATGAAGAAGTTCTATTTTGTGGAGCCGGTGTTTGCCGCGTACGCCTTTGCCAGTTTTTTGGGGTATCCTCTGGTACAGCAGTATGTGTACCGCCGACTGTGGAAGGACATTACCAACACCTCTTACCCAGCAATGAACACTTCTTCCAGATGTAGCACGAACAGCAGTAATCATTCAAGCCACCAAGAA tggtcaggacccccatggaccctcacagagcag GAGGTGCAGAAAGCCGCTTCACTGTTCTCCATGTATTCGGAGCTCTTCTCTTTGATCCCGAGTCTCCTAGTGACCCTCATCCTGGTGGCCTACAGTGACCAGCGGGGCCGCAAGATCACCATCATCCTCCCCCTCATTGGCTCTCTGGTGTACTGCCTGTCCTTCCTTGCCATATCCATCTTCGAGCTCAACCTCTACCTGCTCATCGCAGCCTCCTTTGTGAGCGCCCTGTTTGGGGGCATAGGCACCATGCTGGGTGGCTGCTTCTCCTATGTGGTCGACCTGTGCGAGGACGGCAAGCAGAAGACCCTGCGCATCGCTGGTCTGGACATGGTATTTGGGCTGGTCTCCGGAGTGGCTTTGGTCTGCACTGGCTACTTCTTGAGGGTGGCCGGGTTTAACTGGCCCTTTTTCACCGCTGCCGTGTGCCATTTGGTCAACCTGCTGTATGCAGTCTTCCTTCTGGAGGAAAGCAGGGTGGTTGAAAGAACAGTGGACAGCAGTACTAGTGGCGGAGAGATGAACAAGCTTACGTTTGGGATCTATAACCTCTTTGCCCAGGGCAGCAGGAGAAGGAACGGTCTCTTGGTGCTTCTCATAGTCATCTTCTGCTCCTTCAGCTTCGCCAACTTCGGTGGCCTAACTGTGGTTACGCTTTATGAGCTTAACGAGCCGCTTTGTTGGAGCGAGATCCTCATCGGCTATAGCTCGGCTCTCTCCATGGTCATGTTCATCACCAGCTTCATTGGCGTGTACGTACTGTCGCGCTGCCTGCCTGACCTGGCCATCATCTTCATCGGGATGCTGTCCGTCTTCATAGGCATGACTGTGATGGCCTTCGCCAGAACCACACTGATGATGTTTCTTG TGAGGATCCCTATGCTCCTGGCCATCATGCCTTTCCCGGTCTTGCGCTCCATGTTGTCAAAGGTGGTCTCAAAGTCCGAGCAGG GTGCGCTCTTCGCCTGCGTGGCCTTCGTTGATAGCCTGTTCACTAATTTAGGGAGTGCAGCGTTCAACAATGTCTACAGCATCACGGTGACCTGGTTCCCCGGCTTTGTCTTCCTCCTCGCTGCTGGACTCTGCCTCATTCCAATGAGTCTGCTATG CGCTCTTCGATTTTTCCACTTTGAAGATGGCAGTGAATCCGAGGGACTCTTGGCAGAAGAGGACACTCAAGTAACAGACAGCCCCCCTGTGGCCTGA
- the slc46a3 gene encoding solute carrier family 46 member 3 isoform X2 → MKKFYFVEPVFAAYAFASFLGYPLVQQYVYRRLWKDITNTSYPAMNTSSRCSTNSSNHSSHQEEVQKAASLFSMYSELFSLIPSLLVTLILVAYSDQRGRKITIILPLIGSLVYCLSFLAISIFELNLYLLIAASFVSALFGGIGTMLGGCFSYVVDLCEDGKQKTLRIAGLDMVFGLVSGVALVCTGYFLRVAGFNWPFFTAAVCHLVNLLYAVFLLEESRVVERTVDSSTSGGEMNKLTFGIYNLFAQGSRRRNGLLVLLIVIFCSFSFANFGGLTVVTLYELNEPLCWSEILIGYSSALSMVMFITSFIGVYVLSRCLPDLAIIFIGMLSVFIGMTVMAFARTTLMMFLVRIPMLLAIMPFPVLRSMLSKVVSKSEQGALFACVAFVDSLFTNLGSAAFNNVYSITVTWFPGFVFLLAAGLCLIPMSLLCALRFFHFEDGSESEGLLAEEDTQVTDSPPVA, encoded by the exons ATGAAGAAGTTCTATTTTGTGGAGCCGGTGTTTGCCGCGTACGCCTTTGCCAGTTTTTTGGGGTATCCTCTGGTACAGCAGTATGTGTACCGCCGACTGTGGAAGGACATTACCAACACCTCTTACCCAGCAATGAACACTTCTTCCAGATGTAGCACGAACAGCAGTAATCATTCAAGCCACCAAGAA GAGGTGCAGAAAGCCGCTTCACTGTTCTCCATGTATTCGGAGCTCTTCTCTTTGATCCCGAGTCTCCTAGTGACCCTCATCCTGGTGGCCTACAGTGACCAGCGGGGCCGCAAGATCACCATCATCCTCCCCCTCATTGGCTCTCTGGTGTACTGCCTGTCCTTCCTTGCCATATCCATCTTCGAGCTCAACCTCTACCTGCTCATCGCAGCCTCCTTTGTGAGCGCCCTGTTTGGGGGCATAGGCACCATGCTGGGTGGCTGCTTCTCCTATGTGGTCGACCTGTGCGAGGACGGCAAGCAGAAGACCCTGCGCATCGCTGGTCTGGACATGGTATTTGGGCTGGTCTCCGGAGTGGCTTTGGTCTGCACTGGCTACTTCTTGAGGGTGGCCGGGTTTAACTGGCCCTTTTTCACCGCTGCCGTGTGCCATTTGGTCAACCTGCTGTATGCAGTCTTCCTTCTGGAGGAAAGCAGGGTGGTTGAAAGAACAGTGGACAGCAGTACTAGTGGCGGAGAGATGAACAAGCTTACGTTTGGGATCTATAACCTCTTTGCCCAGGGCAGCAGGAGAAGGAACGGTCTCTTGGTGCTTCTCATAGTCATCTTCTGCTCCTTCAGCTTCGCCAACTTCGGTGGCCTAACTGTGGTTACGCTTTATGAGCTTAACGAGCCGCTTTGTTGGAGCGAGATCCTCATCGGCTATAGCTCGGCTCTCTCCATGGTCATGTTCATCACCAGCTTCATTGGCGTGTACGTACTGTCGCGCTGCCTGCCTGACCTGGCCATCATCTTCATCGGGATGCTGTCCGTCTTCATAGGCATGACTGTGATGGCCTTCGCCAGAACCACACTGATGATGTTTCTTG TGAGGATCCCTATGCTCCTGGCCATCATGCCTTTCCCGGTCTTGCGCTCCATGTTGTCAAAGGTGGTCTCAAAGTCCGAGCAGG GTGCGCTCTTCGCCTGCGTGGCCTTCGTTGATAGCCTGTTCACTAATTTAGGGAGTGCAGCGTTCAACAATGTCTACAGCATCACGGTGACCTGGTTCCCCGGCTTTGTCTTCCTCCTCGCTGCTGGACTCTGCCTCATTCCAATGAGTCTGCTATG CGCTCTTCGATTTTTCCACTTTGAAGATGGCAGTGAATCCGAGGGACTCTTGGCAGAAGAGGACACTCAAGTAACAGACAGCCCCCCTGTGGCCTGA